In Aminiphilus circumscriptus DSM 16581, the sequence TGCACGAAGAATCGTTTCGTCATCGGTTGCTTTCTCCGGGAACCGGCACGAAGCGTGCCTTTCCTCGGGGTGCCTTGTCGCTGTCTTTTGTGGACTCGCATTCGGGTTCCGTCCGGGCTGGGGTGACGAGGGGGAATGCGCACGTGGATTCAGCGGCGGTGCTGCCGTTCGAGACGGGAAACGGAAGGGAAGGATGTGCGCGGTGGATCGTTCGACACTGGCTCTGTACGGCCTTACGGGGGTGCTCTTCGCCCTTTCCTGGATGAAGGACAGGACGAAAACCCGGCTTGCCCTGAAAAAAGCCTGGAAGACCCTCTCGGGCATGGTCTTTCTCATGGGGTCCATCATGCTCTTCGCCGCCCTCGGGGTGGTGCTCGTTCCCCAGGAGGTGCTCGTCGCGTTCTGGGCAGAGAGAGCGGTTTCTTCGGGGCGTTTTTGGCCTCTCTGGTGGGGGCCGTGACGCTCATTCCCGCCTTCGTCGCCTTTCCCACGGCGAAGATCCTCCTCGACGCCGGAGCGGGCGTGCTCCAGATCGGCGTGTTCGTCTCCACCCTGATGATGGTGGGTGTGGTCACTCTTCCGCTGGAATCCCGGATCTTCGGGCGCAAGGCCGCGGTCGCGAGAAACGCCCTGGCCTACCTCTGGTCCTTCGTGGCGGGTTACGTCGTCTTCTGGGCGGTGCGCTGATGGTGGCGTCTCCGGTTCGGGGCATGCGGGAGGAGCAGCGGCGGCAGGAACAGCCGAAACAGGGGAAAGCCGGCTCGGAATGGGCGCAGGGTCCGTCCGGAAACGGGAAGATCCCTGCGCCGGGAGGCGGTTGGAAGAGCGGGCTCCCCGCGTTCGGCGTCGCCCTCGCGCTTTTGGGCGGCCTTTTCTTTCTGAACCCGGCCCAGGGAAGAGAGGTGGCCCGGCTCTGGAAGGAAAGTACCTACACCGTCCTCGGTCTTCTGCCTCCGGTGTTTCTGCTCCTCGGGCTCTTTGACAGTTGGGTGTCCCGGGAACGGATCATTCCCCTGCTCGGGGAGGGATCCGGCATCCGGGGCGGCGTGCTCGCCACACTTCTGGGCGCCCTCGCTGCGGGACCGCTGTACCTCTCTTTTCCCATCGCGGAGGTGATGCTCGTCAAGGGAGCGAGCCTTCGGAACGTCTTCGTCTTCGTCGGGGCATGGTCCACCATGAAAATCCCCATGTTTCTCTTCGAGGTGGGGAGCCTCGGGGGGCGCTTCGCCGTGGTGCGCTACGCCGTCTCCCTCGTGGGGATCGTGCTCATCGCGAAAGGCACGGAACTCTTTCTCGGAAAGGAAGAACGCCGATTCCTCCTGGCGCGGTACTACGAGACGGAGGCGTGAGGAAGTCGGCGTTCTTTTCTGTCTCGTGCCTACCGCATCATCGAGTGGAGCAGCGTCAGGTAGTCCTCTTTCGTCATCGGCCTGGGATTGCTGCGGTTGCTTCCGTTCTGCGCGGAGTAGGCGGCGATGGTCTCCAGGTCTTCCTTTTTGACGCCCAGGGAGGCGAAGGATGGAAGGCCTACTTCCTCGGCCAGGTGTGCCACGTGCGTCACAGCTTTTCGAGCGCCTTCCTCGTCGGTCGCGAAGGAATATCCCATGGCGGCGGCGATCCGGGCGTACTTTTTTGTGCAGTAGGGCAGATTGAACTCCATCACCGGGGCGAGCGCCACGGCGTTGCACATGCCGTGGGGTGCGTCGTAGAGGCCGCCCAGTGCTTCGGCAAGGCAGTGCACCGCCGCCACGTCGGAGTGGGAGAAGGAGATGCCCGCCAGAACGCTTCCCATGAGCATGTCCGTCCGGGCCTCCATGTCGTCGGTTCCGGAGCGGACGGCCCTCGGCAGGGAGGCCGTGATCATCTCGATGGCGTGCAGGGCGCAGGCGTCCGCGATGGGCTCCGCGGGCAGGGCGGTGAACCCCTCGATGGCGTGGGTCAGTGCATCCATGCCGGTGGCGGCGGTGAGCATCTTCGGCATGGACGCGGTCAGCCCGGGATCGCACAGGGCGACCTTCGCCGCGATCCGGGGATGTCTGATGCTGAACTTGAACTTGTCCGTCGTGTCGGTGATGACCGAGCTGAAGGTCACTTCGCTGCCGGTTCCCGAAGTGGTGGGAATGGCGACCAGGGGCAGCGTTTCTCCTGTGACCGCGTTCCGCCCCTCGTAGTCCCGTATTTTTCCTCCGTGGGTTGCCACGATGCTCATGCCCTTGGCGCAGTCGATGGGGCTTCCGCCTCCGACGGCGAGAAGGCAGTCCGAGCCGAACGCTCTGGCGGCTGCGGCGCCCTCCATGACGTTCCTGTCCTTGGGGTTCGGTTCCACCGCGCTGAAGACCTCGAAAGAAATCCCCTCTTTTTCGAGAGCCCTGATGATTGGTGTGAGAATCCCCGCGTCGATCACGCCGCGGTCCGTAACGAGAAGCGGACGCTTTTTCCCCAGCTCTTGCAGCACCGTGGCGATGGTGGCGGAAACACCAGCGCCGAATTCGATCCGCGTGGGAAGCTCGAAGCTGAAGCTGTTCCTGATGTCCAAGAGAACCCCCTCCTTTCCTGTCTTCTGTGTCTGCCTTTGTCCCCAGCCCTGTTCCTTTGGGGGCCGCTTTCCTCACCCGCCGCATCCGGCTGGATGCGGCGGGTGAACATTCGGGTCGGTGCCGGCTCAGGTTCAGGTGCCGGTGTTCCGCCGCGGCCTCTCCGTTGTGTGCCGTTTCCTCACCGGGGAACGTCCGCCGATGTCGGAACGGAAAGGGTGGTTTTGAACACGATCACCGCTTCCCCCCGGATTTTCACCGTCTCCGGTTCGCCGTTTCGGACGCGCACTTCCACGTGCACTTTTCCGGGGCGACCGATCTTCTCGCCCTGAAAACCTGTGAAACGCAAGGTTCCATCGTCCCCGGGCCGGGCTAGCCCGAAACGGACCAGGTAGCCTCCGAGCGGCCCATGGGCGTTTCCC encodes:
- a CDS encoding permease; this translates as MVASPVRGMREEQRRQEQPKQGKAGSEWAQGPSGNGKIPAPGGGWKSGLPAFGVALALLGGLFFLNPAQGREVARLWKESTYTVLGLLPPVFLLLGLFDSWVSRERIIPLLGEGSGIRGGVLATLLGALAAGPLYLSFPIAEVMLVKGASLRNVFVFVGAWSTMKIPMFLFEVGSLGGRFAVVRYAVSLVGIVLIAKGTELFLGKEERRFLLARYYETEA
- a CDS encoding iron-containing alcohol dehydrogenase, translating into MDIRNSFSFELPTRIEFGAGVSATIATVLQELGKKRPLLVTDRGVIDAGILTPIIRALEKEGISFEVFSAVEPNPKDRNVMEGAAAARAFGSDCLLAVGGGSPIDCAKGMSIVATHGGKIRDYEGRNAVTGETLPLVAIPTTSGTGSEVTFSSVITDTTDKFKFSIRHPRIAAKVALCDPGLTASMPKMLTAATGMDALTHAIEGFTALPAEPIADACALHAIEMITASLPRAVRSGTDDMEARTDMLMGSVLAGISFSHSDVAAVHCLAEALGGLYDAPHGMCNAVALAPVMEFNLPYCTKKYARIAAAMGYSFATDEEGARKAVTHVAHLAEEVGLPSFASLGVKKEDLETIAAYSAQNGSNRSNPRPMTKEDYLTLLHSMMR